A window from Pseudomonas kribbensis encodes these proteins:
- a CDS encoding methylthioribulose 1-phosphate dehydratase: MSLTREQLAQQIVDAGRFLYGRGWSPATSSNYSTRLSPSEALLTVSGKHKGQLGLDDVLATDLSGNSLEPGKKPSAETLLHTQLYSWRPEIGAVLHTHSVNATVLSRLTPEDFIEFEDYELQKAFSGISTHESRVRVPIFDNDQDIARLAAKVQPWLDAHPDCVGYLIRGHGLYTWGAQMSDALRQIEAFEFLFECELKTRSVMNRQG; the protein is encoded by the coding sequence ATGAGCCTTACCCGTGAACAGCTTGCCCAGCAAATCGTCGATGCCGGGCGTTTTCTTTATGGTCGCGGCTGGTCACCGGCCACCAGCAGCAACTATTCGACGCGCCTGTCGCCGAGCGAAGCGCTGCTGACCGTGTCCGGCAAGCACAAGGGCCAGTTGGGACTGGACGACGTGCTCGCCACCGATCTGTCCGGCAACAGTCTGGAACCGGGCAAAAAGCCGTCCGCCGAAACCCTGCTGCACACCCAGCTCTATAGCTGGCGCCCGGAGATCGGCGCGGTGCTGCACACCCACTCGGTGAACGCCACGGTGTTGTCGCGCCTGACGCCGGAAGACTTCATCGAGTTCGAAGACTACGAATTGCAAAAAGCCTTCAGCGGCATTTCGACCCACGAATCCCGGGTGCGCGTGCCGATCTTCGACAACGATCAGGACATTGCGCGCCTTGCCGCCAAGGTGCAGCCTTGGCTCGACGCCCATCCCGATTGCGTCGGTTATCTGATTCGCGGCCACGGTCTCTACACCTGGGGCGCACAGATGAGCGACGCGTTGCGCCAGATCGAGGCCTTTGAATTCCTGTTTGAATGCGAGTTGAAGACCCGCAGCGTCATGAACCGCCAAGGCTGA
- a CDS encoding 1,2-dihydroxy-3-keto-5-methylthiopentene dioxygenase: MSSLSVYHVSSPEIPNKVLTHFEDIASTLAEQGVRFDRWQAAAKIQPGASQEEVIGAYKEQIDKLMTERGYITVDVVSLNSDHPQKAELRAKFLEEHRHGEDEVRFFVAGRGLFTLHIDDYVYAVLCEKNDLISVPAGTKHWFDMGENPHFVAIRLFNNPEGWVANFTGEDIAGRFPRLED; encoded by the coding sequence ATGAGCAGCCTGTCCGTCTATCACGTTTCCAGCCCTGAAATTCCGAACAAGGTGCTGACCCATTTCGAAGACATCGCCTCGACCCTGGCCGAGCAGGGCGTGCGTTTCGACCGCTGGCAAGCCGCCGCGAAGATCCAGCCCGGTGCCAGCCAGGAAGAAGTGATCGGCGCCTACAAAGAGCAGATCGACAAGCTGATGACCGAGCGCGGTTACATCACCGTCGATGTGGTCAGCCTCAACAGCGATCACCCGCAGAAAGCCGAGCTGCGCGCCAAGTTCCTTGAAGAACATCGCCATGGCGAAGATGAAGTGCGCTTCTTCGTTGCCGGCCGTGGTCTGTTTACCCTGCACATCGACGATTACGTCTACGCCGTGTTGTGCGAGAAGAACGACCTGATTTCGGTACCGGCGGGCACCAAACACTGGTTCGACATGGGCGAGAACCCGCACTTTGTCGCGATCCGCTTGTTCAACAACCCTGAAGGCTGGGTTGCCAACTTCACCGGCGAAGACATCGCCGGCCGCTTCCCGCGCCTGGAGGACTGA
- the mtnC gene encoding acireductone synthase: MSIKVILTDIEGTTSAVSFVFDVLFPYAAKHLPDFVRQNATRADVAEQLDAVRRDSHEPQADVERVVDILLAWIAEDRKATPLKALQGMVWEQGYQAGQLKGHVYPDAVEALQRWHQAGYQLFVYSSGSIQAQKLIFGCSEAGDLTPLFSGYFDTTSGPKREAQSYSNIQQAIGVEPQEILFLSDIVQELDAAQAAGLQTCGLAREGGELEGHVTVDSFTGIEPEAF, translated from the coding sequence ATGTCGATCAAGGTCATCCTCACCGATATCGAAGGCACCACCAGCGCTGTGAGTTTTGTGTTCGACGTGCTGTTTCCGTATGCGGCGAAACATCTGCCGGACTTCGTTCGCCAGAACGCCACGCGCGCCGATGTCGCCGAGCAACTGGACGCCGTACGCCGCGACAGCCACGAACCGCAGGCCGACGTTGAACGGGTCGTGGACATTCTGCTGGCCTGGATCGCCGAAGACCGCAAAGCCACGCCGCTGAAAGCGTTGCAGGGCATGGTCTGGGAGCAGGGTTATCAGGCCGGGCAGTTGAAGGGGCATGTTTACCCGGACGCCGTCGAAGCGCTCCAGCGCTGGCATCAGGCCGGGTATCAACTGTTTGTTTACTCGTCCGGCTCGATCCAGGCGCAGAAGCTGATCTTCGGCTGCTCGGAAGCCGGGGATCTGACGCCGCTGTTCAGTGGTTACTTCGACACCACGTCGGGCCCCAAGCGCGAAGCGCAGTCCTACAGCAATATTCAGCAGGCCATCGGCGTTGAGCCGCAGGAAATCCTGTTCCTGTCCGACATCGTGCAGGAACTCGATGCCGCTCAGGCCGCCGGCCTGCAAACCTGTGGCCTGGCCCGTGAGGGCGGGGAGCTGGAAGGGCATGTGACCGTCGACAGCTTTACCGGGATCGAACCGGAAGCGTTCTGA
- a CDS encoding DUF3509 domain-containing protein: protein MSLIQEKFTSLFSNFAVTTQPRPDGGILLTLKSADGKVFKRALTYQQLHAGDQLSWAISAIRRDLAEQASELPQIGMLQSQQRFALPTYHSM, encoded by the coding sequence ATGAGCCTGATCCAAGAAAAATTTACCTCCCTGTTCTCCAACTTCGCAGTCACCACCCAACCGCGTCCCGATGGCGGGATCCTGCTGACGCTGAAGAGTGCCGACGGCAAAGTGTTCAAACGTGCGCTCACCTATCAGCAATTGCATGCCGGCGACCAGCTGTCGTGGGCAATCAGCGCGATTCGCCGTGATCTGGCGGAACAGGCCAGCGAGCTGCCGCAGATCGGCATGCTGCAAAGTCAGCAGCGTTTTGCTCTGCCGACCTATCACTCGATGTAA
- a CDS encoding long-chain-acyl-CoA synthetase, giving the protein MSHAPSDTITWGMMLRKLPMIAKAIPRVVKGMKVANVKDPTQTCGLGWTFEQATLRNPDGPALLSGEVVLSYSQVNQWANRIAHYLIGQGIGKGDVVAVFIENRPELLVTILALAKVGAVSALLNTSQTRDTLIHSINLVAPVAIVVGEELLPAFTAVREQVTIAPARTWFVADQDTFSHPGIAPEGYTNLISASADASVDNPASSRQIFFDDPCFYIYTSGTTGLPKAGVFKHGRWMRSSASFGMIALDMRPDDIVYCTLPLYHATGLCVCWGSAVNGASGFAIRRKFSARQFWSDVRRYRATTIGYVGELCRYLVDQPVSSDDSRHDVRKMIGNGLRPGAWAEFKTRFAVDHICELYAASDGNIGFTNILNFDNTIGFSLMAWELVAYDQDSGEPIRGDDGFMRKVGRGERGLLLARIDDKAPLDGYTDPQKTAKVVLQDVFTQGDRFFNTGDLLRNIGFGHAQFVDRLGDTYRWKGENVSTTEVENLLLQHPHISEAVAYGVEIPDTNGRAGMAAITPAESLATLDFTELLAFARQRMPAYAVPLFLRVKVKMETTGTFKYQKTRLKNEGFDPGLAGDDPIYAWLPGTETYVQVTDEILADIQAGKFRY; this is encoded by the coding sequence ATGAGTCACGCGCCTAGCGACACGATTACCTGGGGCATGATGCTCCGCAAACTGCCGATGATCGCCAAAGCCATCCCTCGGGTGGTGAAAGGCATGAAGGTGGCCAACGTCAAGGATCCGACCCAAACCTGTGGCCTGGGCTGGACATTCGAGCAAGCGACCCTGCGCAATCCGGATGGCCCCGCGCTGCTGTCGGGCGAGGTGGTGCTGAGTTATTCGCAGGTCAACCAGTGGGCCAACCGCATCGCCCACTATCTGATCGGGCAGGGCATCGGCAAGGGCGATGTGGTGGCGGTGTTCATCGAGAACCGTCCGGAACTGCTGGTGACGATTCTGGCGCTGGCCAAGGTCGGCGCCGTCAGCGCGCTGCTGAACACGTCGCAGACCCGCGACACGCTGATTCACAGCATCAATTTGGTGGCGCCGGTGGCGATTGTCGTCGGTGAGGAATTGCTGCCAGCCTTCACCGCAGTGCGCGAGCAAGTGACGATTGCGCCGGCCCGCACCTGGTTCGTGGCAGATCAGGACACCTTCAGCCACCCGGGCATCGCCCCGGAGGGCTACACCAATCTGATCAGTGCCAGCGCCGACGCATCTGTCGACAACCCGGCCAGCAGCCGACAGATTTTCTTTGATGACCCGTGCTTCTACATCTACACCTCCGGCACCACCGGTTTGCCCAAGGCCGGGGTGTTCAAGCACGGACGCTGGATGCGCAGCTCGGCGAGCTTCGGCATGATCGCCCTCGACATGCGCCCGGACGACATCGTCTATTGCACCTTGCCGCTGTATCACGCCACCGGGCTTTGCGTGTGCTGGGGCTCTGCGGTCAATGGCGCGTCGGGTTTCGCGATTCGCCGCAAGTTCAGCGCCCGGCAGTTCTGGAGCGACGTGCGCCGCTACCGCGCCACCACCATCGGCTACGTCGGCGAGTTGTGTCGCTATCTGGTGGATCAACCGGTCAGCAGCGATGACAGCCGCCACGACGTGCGCAAGATGATCGGCAACGGTTTGCGGCCCGGTGCCTGGGCCGAGTTCAAGACCCGGTTTGCGGTGGATCACATCTGCGAACTGTACGCGGCCAGCGATGGCAACATCGGCTTCACCAACATCCTCAATTTCGACAACACCATCGGCTTCTCGCTGATGGCCTGGGAACTGGTCGCCTACGATCAGGACAGCGGCGAGCCGATTCGCGGTGACGACGGCTTCATGCGCAAGGTCGGCCGGGGCGAGCGGGGTCTGTTGCTGGCGCGAATCGACGACAAGGCGCCGCTGGACGGTTACACCGATCCGCAGAAAACCGCGAAAGTCGTGCTGCAGGACGTGTTCACCCAGGGCGACCGCTTCTTCAATACCGGTGATCTGCTGCGCAACATCGGTTTCGGCCATGCGCAGTTTGTCGATCGCCTCGGCGATACCTATCGCTGGAAAGGCGAGAACGTCTCGACCACCGAGGTCGAGAACCTGCTGCTCCAGCATCCGCACATTTCCGAAGCCGTGGCTTATGGCGTGGAAATCCCCGACACCAACGGTCGCGCCGGCATGGCGGCGATCACCCCGGCCGAGTCTCTGGCGACCCTGGACTTCACCGAGCTGCTGGCCTTCGCCCGTCAGCGCATGCCGGCCTATGCGGTGCCGCTGTTCCTGCGGGTCAAGGTGAAGATGGAAACCACCGGCACCTTCAAATACCAGAAGACGCGCCTGAAAAACGAAGGCTTCGACCCCGGCCTGGCGGGTGATGACCCGATCTACGCCTGGTTGCCGGGAACCGAAACCTACGTGCAGGTTACGGATGAAATCCTTGCGGACATCCAGGCAGGCAAGTTCCGTTATTGA
- a CDS encoding ankyrin repeat domain-containing protein, which produces MSDQSRQMTPEEAAEFTEQVFNKAREGDAVMLDRLITAGLPVNLTNSKGDTLLMLASYYGHVDAVQVLLKHKADPEQRNGNGQSPIAGAAFKGDLAVVKALVAGGAQIEGASFDGRTALMMAAMFNRVEIVEFLIDQGADPKAKDANGVTALDAARTMGAVDTTAQLEKLLG; this is translated from the coding sequence ATGTCCGACCAAAGCCGCCAGATGACCCCCGAAGAAGCTGCCGAATTCACCGAGCAGGTATTCAACAAGGCGCGCGAAGGTGATGCGGTGATGCTGGACCGCCTGATCACCGCCGGTCTGCCGGTGAACCTGACCAACAGCAAGGGCGACACCCTGCTGATGCTCGCCAGTTACTACGGGCATGTGGACGCGGTGCAGGTTCTGCTCAAGCACAAGGCCGACCCGGAACAACGCAATGGCAACGGCCAGAGCCCGATTGCCGGCGCGGCGTTCAAGGGTGATCTGGCGGTGGTCAAGGCGTTGGTGGCCGGTGGCGCGCAGATTGAAGGCGCCTCTTTCGATGGCCGTACGGCGTTGATGATGGCAGCGATGTTCAACCGCGTTGAAATCGTCGAGTTCCTGATCGACCAGGGCGCTGACCCGAAAGCCAAGGACGCCAACGGCGTCACCGCGCTGGACGCGGCCCGCACCATGGGCGCTGTGGACACCACCGCGCAGCTGGAAAAACTGCTGGGCTGA
- a CDS encoding PLDc N-terminal domain-containing protein: MGSTFNGLIGLIILALDIWAIINVLKSGAETGMKILWVLLIILLPVLGLIIWAIAGPRGNVRI; the protein is encoded by the coding sequence ATGGGTTCCACGTTCAACGGCCTGATCGGCCTGATCATTCTTGCCCTCGACATCTGGGCGATCATCAACGTGCTGAAAAGCGGCGCCGAGACCGGGATGAAAATCCTCTGGGTGCTGTTGATCATCCTCCTGCCGGTGCTGGGCCTGATCATCTGGGCGATCGCCGGGCCGCGGGGCAATGTGCGGATCTGA
- the speE gene encoding polyamine aminopropyltransferase codes for MTVTKTSEYLETLYEGYGQRFRMEKLLHEVRTEHQHLVIFQNPRMGRVMALDGVIQTTEADEFIYHEMLTHVPILAHGTAKRVLIIGGGDGGMLREVTKHASVEHITMVEIDGTVVDMCKEFLPNHSKGAYDDPRLNLVIDDGMRFVATTTEKFDVIISDSTDPIGPGEVLFSENFYQACHRCLNEGGILVTQNGTPFMQIDEVKTTAGRLRSLFPDWHFYQAAVPTYIGGSMTFAWGSTNPAYRKLSREVLQQRFIGSGIVTRYYNPEIHIGAFALPQYVLQAVNKPSND; via the coding sequence ATGACCGTCACCAAGACCAGCGAATACCTGGAAACCCTCTACGAAGGCTACGGCCAGCGTTTTCGCATGGAAAAACTGCTGCACGAAGTGCGCACCGAGCACCAGCACCTGGTGATCTTCCAGAACCCGCGCATGGGCCGGGTGATGGCGCTGGACGGCGTGATCCAGACCACCGAAGCCGATGAATTCATCTACCACGAAATGCTCACCCACGTGCCGATCCTCGCCCACGGCACCGCCAAGCGCGTACTGATCATCGGCGGCGGCGACGGTGGCATGCTGCGCGAAGTGACCAAACACGCCAGCGTCGAGCACATCACCATGGTCGAGATCGACGGCACCGTGGTCGACATGTGCAAGGAATTCCTGCCGAACCACTCCAAGGGCGCCTACGACGATCCACGCCTGAACCTGGTGATCGACGACGGCATGCGTTTCGTCGCCACCACCACTGAAAAATTCGACGTGATCATTTCCGACTCCACCGACCCGATCGGGCCGGGCGAAGTGTTGTTCTCGGAAAACTTCTACCAGGCCTGCCATCGCTGCCTGAACGAGGGCGGCATCCTCGTGACCCAGAACGGCACGCCGTTCATGCAGATCGACGAAGTGAAGACCACCGCCGGTCGCCTGCGCAGCCTGTTCCCGGACTGGCACTTCTACCAGGCGGCCGTGCCGACCTATATCGGCGGCTCGATGACCTTCGCCTGGGGCTCGACCAACCCGGCCTACCGCAAACTGAGCCGTGAAGTCCTGCAACAGCGCTTCATCGGCAGCGGCATCGTCACCCGTTACTACAACCCGGAAATCCACATCGGCGCCTTCGCCTTGCCACAATACGTGCTGCAAGCGGTGAACAAGCCAAGCAACGACTGA
- a CDS encoding ribonuclease E inhibitor RraB — translation MSTAYQEDISSNVLRRMKEGGFDFSRFHPIEFYAIFPDEERARRAAGKFRGESINAQVSARDDGAWSLELSKVMYATYDDIGDFEQGFSAVVEPLGGIIEGWGVKQEVRNRHRLN, via the coding sequence ATGAGCACAGCCTATCAAGAAGACATCAGCAGCAACGTGCTGCGCCGCATGAAAGAAGGCGGTTTCGATTTTTCCCGATTCCATCCCATCGAGTTCTACGCCATTTTCCCGGACGAGGAGCGGGCGCGCAGGGCGGCAGGCAAGTTTCGCGGTGAATCCATCAATGCCCAGGTCAGTGCGCGCGACGACGGCGCGTGGTCCCTGGAATTGAGCAAGGTGATGTACGCAACCTACGACGACATCGGCGATTTCGAACAGGGCTTTTCGGCGGTGGTCGAGCCCTTGGGCGGCATCATCGAAGGCTGGGGCGTGAAGCAGGAGGTGCGCAACCGCCATCGTTTGAACTGA